One Senegalimassilia faecalis genomic window, ATGCCCGCTCATTTCAGGGCAACCTGGGGCACTAGAGGCGCCCTCGCTGATTTGCTCTGCACATCGAGTCTTACATGGTTGCTGGTAAGTCAACCTGCAAGGCTTGGGTGTGTGATCGGGCTCTTTTGGAAAAGGTATGCTGCCTTTCTCCGAATTAAATCCCGCCGTGCGATTGTGCGGCGGGATTTTTCGTATCATGGGGGCGTATGCGATTTCACGACGAAGGGTGGTTTGCAGCCATGGCGAAAAAAGTTCTGGTTACGGAAAAGCTTGCCGAGGCGGGTCTAGCGCGCATGCGTGAAAGGGGCCTTGAAGCTGATGTCAAGTTGAAGATGTCCACAGAAGAGCTCATCGCCACCATTCCGGACTACGATGCGCTTATCGTGCGCTCGGCAACGCACGTCACGCGCGAGGTCATCGAGGCCGGCAAGAAACTGCGCATCATCGGCCGCGCGGGCGTCGGCGTCGACAACGTCGACGTGGACGCGGCTACCGAAGCGGGCGTCATCGTGTGCAACGCCCCCACGTCGAACATCGTTTCCGCAGCTGAGCAAACCATGTGCCTGCTGCTTGCCTGCGCACGCAACACCGCTCAGGCCAACGCCAGCATGCACGCGGGCGAGTGGTCGCGCGGCAAGTTCTGCGGCTCGGAGCTTTATGAGAAAACGCTGGCTATCTTCGGCCTCGGCCGCATCGGCGGCTTGGTGGCCGAGCGCGCCCGCGCCTTCGGCATGCACCTGGTCGGCTACGACCCGTACTGCAGCCCCGAGCGCGCCGAGCAGCTTGGCGTGGCGCTGTACGACAACATGGAGGACATCCTGCCGCTGGCCGACTTCATCACCGTGCACCTTCCCAAAACGGAAGAGACCATCGGCATGTTCGGCCCCGACCAGTACGCGGCCATGAAAGACGGCGTCATCCTCGTCAACGTGGCGCGCGGCGGCATCTACAACGTTGATTCGCTGGCCGACTTCCTTGCTGCCGGCAAAATCGCAGCGTGCGGCATCGACGTTTTCGAAACCGAGCCGTGCACCGAAAGCCCGCTGCACGAGTTCCCGAACGCCATTCTCACGCCTCACCTGGGCGCTTACACCCGCGAGGCCCAAACGCGCGCCGGCGTGCAAATCGCCGAATACGTGGCCGCCGGCCTTGAGGGCAGCGTCGTTCCCACGGCGCTGAACATGGCGCCTGTGCCGCCTGAGGTCATGGACGCCGTCGGCCCGTATGTGCCCGCGTGTCAGATGATGGGCAGCATGCTTGCCCAGCTCGGCGGGGAAGTGCCGAAGCGCCTGTCGCTCACCGCTGCAGGCAAGGCCGCGCCTGCCGACCCCACCATCCTCGTTGCCGGCACCATGCAGGGCCTGCTTTCCTATAAGAACCTCGCCACGGTCACGCCCGTCAACGCCGAGGCCGTCGCACGCCGCCACGGCATCCACGTCGACACGGGCGCGCACGCCTCTGCCGGCGCCTACGCCTCTTCGGTCACGGTCGTCGCCGACGGCCGCGAAGTCGGCTGCACGCTTTCCGGCGAAGACCAGCACGTCCGCCTCATCTCGCTGCTCGGCTACAAGGTGGACATCGCTCCGGGCCCGCAGGCGCTCATCTTCGAGTACGTCGACCGCCCCGGTCGCGTGGGCACCATCGGCTCCATCCTCGGCGACGCCGGCATCAACATCACCACCATGCAGATCGTCAACGACCCCGATGCGGGCCAGGCCATCGTGTACATGAACATCGAAGGCGAGCTTGACGACAGCGTGCTCGCGAAGCTGCGCGAAAGCCTCGAGGACCTGAAGAACCTCTGGTACGTGAAGCTCTAGGCCAGAGCACGAACAGCCCCATCAGCTCGAATCAGCGCCCGGTATCCGGTGAAATCCGGTTACCGGGCGTTTTGCGCTATCGGCATCCGTTCCACATACCTGTTGCCCGGTCGTCCTACTCCTGAAGTCCGCAAAAAGCCGTCACAAGTCGAACATGGGCAGGTTTCGGTATATGGGTAGTGAGATGCTCGGACTTTTCGGGGTTGAAATGCCGCGAGTGTACTAGAATGAATGCACTCTGCAAGCAACCCGAAAGGAACAGAAATGACGCGCAAGATCGCAATTTTCGACACGACGCTGCGCGACGGTGAGCAATCGCCGGGCGCTTCCATGAACACCGAGGAAAAGCTAGTTGTCGCGCGTCAGCTGCTACGTTTGAACGTGGACGTCATCGAAGCCGGTTTCCCCATTTCCAGCCCTGGTGATTTCGAGAGCGTGCGCCGCATTGCCGAGCTGGCTGGCGACGACGCAACGGTCGTGGGCCTGACCCGCGCCGTTGAGAAGGACATCGACCGCGCGGCCGAGGCGCTCAAGTATGCCAAGCGTCCCCGCATTCACACCGGCATCGGCGTCAGCCCCAGCCACATGCACGACAAGCTGCGCATCACCGAGGACCAGTGCATCGAGCGCGCCGTGGCCGCCGTCTCCTACGCGAAGAAGTACGTCGAGGACGTGCAGTTCTACGCCGAGGACGCAGGCCGCGCCGATTACGCGTTCCTCGCCAAGGTCATCCAGGCCGTCATCGAGGCCGGCGCCACCGTCGTGAACATCCCCGACACCACCGGTTACAGCCTGCCCGACGAGTTCGGCCAGCGCATCAAGTACCTCATGGAGAACGTGCGCGGCATCGAAAACGCCACGGTGTCCGTCCACTGCCACAACGACCTGGGCATGGCAACGGCCTTGTCCCTGGCCGGCGTGCGCAACGGCGCAACGCAGGTCGAGTGCACCATCAACGGTCTCGGCGAGCGCGCGGGCAACACGGCCATGGAAGAAGTCGTCATGGGCATTCGCATGCACGGCGACGAGCTTGACGCCCACACCGACATCAACACGCGCGAGTTCATCAAGGCTTCGCGCCTCGTGTCGTCCATAACCGGCATCAACGTGCAGGTCAACAAGGCCATCGTCGGCGCGAACGCCTTCGCACACTCCTCGGGCATCCACCAGGATGGCGTGCTGAAGAAGCGCGACACCTACGAGATCATCGATCCCGCCGAGGTCGGCGCCGGCCAGTCGCAGATCGTGCTCACCGCCCGCAGCGGCCATGCTGCGCTGAAGCATCGCCTCGAAGAGCTCGGCTACGAGCTTGATAAGGAACACCTTGACCGCATGTACGACGCCTTCCTCGACTTGGCCGACAAGAAGAAGGAAGTCTACGACGAAGACCTCGAGTCGCTCATGCACGAAAGCCGTCGCAACGAAACGGCGGTCTACACGCTTGAGTCCGTGCAGATTTCCTGCGGCTTCCCGCTCACGCCTACGGCAACCGTCACGCTGCGCAACGCCGCTGACCAGGTTGTCACCGCATGCGATTTCGGCACTGGCCCCATCGACGCTATGTACAAGGCCGTGAACAAGATCGTCCAGGTCGAAAACGACCTGTCCGAGTTCTCCGTGCAGTCCGTCACGCGCGGCATCGACGCCCTCGGCGAGGTCACCGTGCGCGTCACCGCCCCTGACGGGGAAGTGTACACCGGCCGCGGTGCCGACGGCGACATCGTCGTGTCGTCCGCCAAGGCATACCTGAACGCCTTGAACCGCCTCATCAACGACAAGGCGGAGCATCGCAAGTAAGTAAAATTAACGCAAACGCATTGCCAAAAGGCCTCGCAACTTGCGAGGCCTTTTCTTTTCAGATATGCAATTCGTCAGGCTATTTCTGATTCCGTCGCCATGAAAGAAGCGGCATCGGAATCCCGATGCCGCTTTAAGTGCCAGTATGGGCAATCCTTACAGATTGCGCCGCAGCTGTGCCTCTTTGATCTCCATCTCAAGCGAGTTATGGATGATGTTGGCGAAAGGTCCGGCATTCGCGGACAGGTGCTCAACGTTGGTCTGATCGCATCGGCGAATGAAGTAATACAGAAACGCGCACGTGTAAAACTCGGCCAAGAAGTCGATGTTGTCCTGCGGCAGATAGCGGTTCGACAAAATGATGTCGATGTCGCGCTTGATCGCATTCACGTACAGGTTGTACAAATAGTTGCGCAGCGAGTACGGCCCGTTGTCGATCAGCGCCTCGCGATAGAAGTGACGACGGTTCTCGAGCACCTCGGCGAAGCACTCGAAGAACTCTGCATGGTCAAGCGAGCGCACGCCAGACTTCTGCGTAATATAGTAAGGGAAGTGGGAAATGGAATCCTCGCTGGGCTTTTCGTACAGCAGCACCGACTCCGAGAAGTGCTTTTTCAGAACCTGCCCCATGTCATAGCGGAAAATCCAGATGATCAGGCGATCTTTATTCTCGAAGTGATAGTAGAACGTTTTGCGGTTCTTTCCTGTTCTTTGAACGATATCGCTGATGGACACTTTCCGAAGCGGCATCTCGTCGCACAGCGAAACGAACGCATCCGCTATCAGCAACATGGTCGAAAGCGCGTTCATAGGACAGCTCCTCTCTGTTTGTAGCGTCTTCCCGCATCGCGCAAGCCCATTGTATAGGTCACAGATATGAATTACTAGGACATATTTGGAATAATGAGTAATTGCACGTTCTGAGTATACGTGCCGAATTACCAGAATGGTCAAGAGAAACGGGAAAACTCGTCACCAAAACCTATAAATATGTGAGTGTTGCCTATACAAAAACACACACAATCTCATTTCTGTCCATCGCACGCTAGAAATCAAGTCCGTAGAATACAACCAGAAGGTAACGAGAAGAGGTTTGAGGATAATCCGATGGCCGAAACTCGTTGAATTGGGTAACAGTGCAAAGGTAAGCAGACGAGCTCAGCTTTACACCCTTCTCAGACGAGGAAGCCCAAGCCTTTAACGCTCACTAGCATCATTCGGAAAGGAGCTGTGCTGTGGCAAAGTACCAGAAATTGCTGGAGCCCCTCAAGATCGGTAACGTGGAGCTGAAGAACCGCTTCGTCATGCTGCCGATGACCATCGAGAAGGTAGACAACTACCATGTCACCGATGACTTGGTGGACTTCTATGAGAAGCGCGCTGAGGGCGGTGTCGGCCTGGTTGAAATCGGTTCTGCATACGTGTGCGACTGCTTCAACACCACGCCGAAGTATCACACCACCACCGGTGCTTGCGGCATCTGGGACGACGAGTTCATCCCCGGCTTCAAGCGCGTTGCCGATGTGTGCCACGAGCATGGTTCCAAGGTTGCCGCTCAGCTGCAGCTCTGCTACGAGTGGCGTGCCACGGGCGAAGATCCGCTGCTGTCTTACTCTCCTTCGAAGGACGTCATGAGCGGCCCGTTCGTCGGTATGCCCGAGCGTGAGTTCACCAAGGAAGAAATCGCCATCCTGGTCGACCAGTACGGCGCTGCTGCAAAGCGCTGCAAGGAAGCCGGCATCGACATCATCGAGATTCATGCAGGCATCGGCTACATGGTCATGCGCTTCCTGTCGAAGTACTCCAACCATCGTACCGACGAGTATGGCGGATCTCCTGAGAACCGCGCTCGTCTGCTGACCGAGATCATCGACAAGATCCATGAGACCTGTGGCGCTGACATGCCCATCCTCATCCGTATCTCCGCCGACGACCTTATGCCTGGTGGCAACCGCATCGAGGACACCCTCGAGCTCGTGCCGATTATCGAGAAGCATGGTGTGGACGCTTGGTCCGTGCAGGCTGGCTTCCATGAGGCTCCTCGCCCCGTTGCTAACCAGATCGTTCCCGAAGGCGAGTTCATCGATTTGGCCAAGCAGGTCAAGACGGTCACGAACAAGCCTGTCTTCCCTGGC contains:
- the serA gene encoding phosphoglycerate dehydrogenase; this translates as MAKKVLVTEKLAEAGLARMRERGLEADVKLKMSTEELIATIPDYDALIVRSATHVTREVIEAGKKLRIIGRAGVGVDNVDVDAATEAGVIVCNAPTSNIVSAAEQTMCLLLACARNTAQANASMHAGEWSRGKFCGSELYEKTLAIFGLGRIGGLVAERARAFGMHLVGYDPYCSPERAEQLGVALYDNMEDILPLADFITVHLPKTEETIGMFGPDQYAAMKDGVILVNVARGGIYNVDSLADFLAAGKIAACGIDVFETEPCTESPLHEFPNAILTPHLGAYTREAQTRAGVQIAEYVAAGLEGSVVPTALNMAPVPPEVMDAVGPYVPACQMMGSMLAQLGGEVPKRLSLTAAGKAAPADPTILVAGTMQGLLSYKNLATVTPVNAEAVARRHGIHVDTGAHASAGAYASSVTVVADGREVGCTLSGEDQHVRLISLLGYKVDIAPGPQALIFEYVDRPGRVGTIGSILGDAGINITTMQIVNDPDAGQAIVYMNIEGELDDSVLAKLRESLEDLKNLWYVKL
- a CDS encoding 2-isopropylmalate synthase — protein: MTRKIAIFDTTLRDGEQSPGASMNTEEKLVVARQLLRLNVDVIEAGFPISSPGDFESVRRIAELAGDDATVVGLTRAVEKDIDRAAEALKYAKRPRIHTGIGVSPSHMHDKLRITEDQCIERAVAAVSYAKKYVEDVQFYAEDAGRADYAFLAKVIQAVIEAGATVVNIPDTTGYSLPDEFGQRIKYLMENVRGIENATVSVHCHNDLGMATALSLAGVRNGATQVECTINGLGERAGNTAMEEVVMGIRMHGDELDAHTDINTREFIKASRLVSSITGINVQVNKAIVGANAFAHSSGIHQDGVLKKRDTYEIIDPAEVGAGQSQIVLTARSGHAALKHRLEELGYELDKEHLDRMYDAFLDLADKKKEVYDEDLESLMHESRRNETAVYTLESVQISCGFPLTPTATVTLRNAADQVVTACDFGTGPIDAMYKAVNKIVQVENDLSEFSVQSVTRGIDALGEVTVRVTAPDGEVYTGRGADGDIVVSSAKAYLNALNRLINDKAEHRK
- a CDS encoding TetR/AcrR family transcriptional regulator C-terminal domain-containing protein; protein product: MNALSTMLLIADAFVSLCDEMPLRKVSISDIVQRTGKNRKTFYYHFENKDRLIIWIFRYDMGQVLKKHFSESVLLYEKPSEDSISHFPYYITQKSGVRSLDHAEFFECFAEVLENRRHFYREALIDNGPYSLRNYLYNLYVNAIKRDIDIILSNRYLPQDNIDFLAEFYTCAFLYYFIRRCDQTNVEHLSANAGPFANIIHNSLEMEIKEAQLRRNL